One Molothrus aeneus isolate 106 chromosome 6, BPBGC_Maene_1.0, whole genome shotgun sequence genomic window carries:
- the CDKL1 gene encoding cyclin-dependent kinase-like 1 isoform X3, giving the protein MERYEKLGKVGEGSYGVVFKCRNKDTGQIVAIKKFLESEEDPVIRKIALREIRMLKHLKHPNLVKLLEVFRRKRRLHLVLEYCEHTVLQELDRHPRGVPEYLVKSITWQTLQAVNFCHKHNCIHRDVKPENILITKHSVIKLCDFGFARILRDLIPRHQQVFSTNQFFSGVRIPDPEIMEPLEVKFPNISYSALALMKGCLRMDPAERQSCEQLLQHPYFGSFREAAELGREHQRGAGNPARLARKHLPGLQHLPQLTCSKVLPALDSKKNCCKTRKSKYHFPNI; this is encoded by the exons ATGGAGCGCTACGAGAAGCTGGGCAAGGTCGGGGAGGGCTCCTACGGCGTCGTCTTCAAGTGCCGCAACAAGGACACGGGGCAGATTGTGGCCATCAAGAAATTCCTGGAGTCCGAGGAGGACCCGGTGATCCGGAAGATCGCCCTGAGGGAGATCCGCATGCTCAAG CACCTCAAACACCCGAACCTGGTGAAGCTGCTGGAGGTGTTCCGGAGGAAGCGGCGGCTGCACCTGGTGCTGGAGTACTGCGAGCACacggtgctgcaggagctggacagGCACCCCCGCGG GGTGCCAGAGTACCTGGTGAAGAGCATAACCTGGCAGACCCTGCAGGCTGTGAACTTCTGCCATAAACACAAT tgCATCCACAGGGATGTGAAGCCAGAGAACATCCTGATAACGAAGCACTCTGTCATCAAACTCTGTGACTTTGGATTTGCTCGCATACTGA GGGATCTCATTCCCAGGCACCAGCAAGTGTTCAGCACCAACCAGTTCTTCAGTGGGGTAAGAATTCCAGACCCAGAGATCATG gaaccATTGGAAGTGAAATTCCCCAATATTTCATACTCTGCACTGGCTCTCATGAAG GGCTGCCTTCGGATGGACcctgcagagaggcagagctgtgagcagctgctgcagcacccctATTTTGGCAGCttcagggaggcagcagagctgggcagagaacACCAGAGGGGCGCTGGGAACCCGGCCAGGCTGGCTCGGAAGCACCTGCCAGGG TTACAGCACCTGCCTCAGCTGACCTGCAGCAAGGTTCTCCCAGCTTTGGACAGCAAGAAGAACTGCTGCAAGACAAGGAAATCAAAGTACCACTTCCCAAACATCTGA
- the CDKL1 gene encoding cyclin-dependent kinase-like 1 isoform X2, which yields MERYEKLGKVGEGSYGVVFKCRNKDTGQIVAIKKFLESEEDPVIRKIALREIRMLKHLKHPNLVKLLEVFRRKRRLHLVLEYCEHTVLQELDRHPRGVPEYLVKSITWQTLQAVNFCHKHNCIHRDVKPENILITKHSVIKLCDFGFARILTGPSDYYTDYVATRWYRSPELLVGDTQYGPPVDVWAIGCVFAELLSGMPLWPGKSDVDQLYLIRRTLGDLIPRHQQVFSTNQFFSGEPLEVKFPNISYSALALMKGCLRMDPAERQSCEQLLQHPYFGSFREAAELGREHQRGAGNPARLARKHLPGLQHLPQLTCSKVLPALDSKKNCCKTRKSKYHFPNI from the exons ATGGAGCGCTACGAGAAGCTGGGCAAGGTCGGGGAGGGCTCCTACGGCGTCGTCTTCAAGTGCCGCAACAAGGACACGGGGCAGATTGTGGCCATCAAGAAATTCCTGGAGTCCGAGGAGGACCCGGTGATCCGGAAGATCGCCCTGAGGGAGATCCGCATGCTCAAG CACCTCAAACACCCGAACCTGGTGAAGCTGCTGGAGGTGTTCCGGAGGAAGCGGCGGCTGCACCTGGTGCTGGAGTACTGCGAGCACacggtgctgcaggagctggacagGCACCCCCGCGG GGTGCCAGAGTACCTGGTGAAGAGCATAACCTGGCAGACCCTGCAGGCTGTGAACTTCTGCCATAAACACAAT tgCATCCACAGGGATGTGAAGCCAGAGAACATCCTGATAACGAAGCACTCTGTCATCAAACTCTGTGACTTTGGATTTGCTCGCATACTGA CAGGTCCCAGCGATTACTACACGGACTACGTGGCCACCAGGTGGTACCGCAGCCCGGAGCTGCTGGTGGGCGACACCCAGTACGGCCCCCCCGTGGACGTGTGGGCCATCGGCTGCGTGTTCGCCGAGCTGCTCTCGGGGATGCCCCTGTGGCCCGGCAAGTCGGACGTGGATCAGCTGTACCTGATCCGCAGAACGCTGG GGGATCTCATTCCCAGGCACCAGCAAGTGTTCAGCACCAACCAGTTCTTCAGTGGG gaaccATTGGAAGTGAAATTCCCCAATATTTCATACTCTGCACTGGCTCTCATGAAG GGCTGCCTTCGGATGGACcctgcagagaggcagagctgtgagcagctgctgcagcacccctATTTTGGCAGCttcagggaggcagcagagctgggcagagaacACCAGAGGGGCGCTGGGAACCCGGCCAGGCTGGCTCGGAAGCACCTGCCAGGG TTACAGCACCTGCCTCAGCTGACCTGCAGCAAGGTTCTCCCAGCTTTGGACAGCAAGAAGAACTGCTGCAAGACAAGGAAATCAAAGTACCACTTCCCAAACATCTGA
- the DMAC2L gene encoding ATP synthase subunit s, mitochondrial codes for MMALGTLLRKPPLPPGSCRAFWGWLNAVFNKVDHERIRAVGPDRAASEWLLRCGALVRYQGSPKWQQDYNALPTGPLGRYKIEAINATDSCIMYRGFDYLDGLEHVTDIRLEKCMYIQDQCLQRLSDTSNLQRSLQQLRIISCGNVTDKGILALHKLANLEYLYLSDLPGIREKERTFRVLQQALPKLELELDLE; via the exons ATGATGGCCTTGGGGACGCTCTTGAGGaagccgccgctgccgccgggcAGTTGTAGAGCCTTCTGGGGATGGCTGAATGCCGTGTTCAACAA GGTGGATCACGAGCGCATCCGAGCCGTGGGTCCGGACCGCGCGGCCTCCGAGTGGCTGCTGCGCTGCGGGGCCCTGGTCCGGTACCAGGGCTCGCCCAAGTGGCAGCAGGACTACAACGCCCTGCCCACGGGGCCCCTGGGCAGGTACAAGATCGAGGCCATCAACGCCACCGACTCCTGCATCATGTACAGAGGATTTGACTACCTGG ATGGCCTGGAGCACGTCACAGACATCAGGCTGGAGAAGTGCATGTACATCCAGGACCAGTGTCTGCAGAGGCTCAGCGACACCAGCAACCTCCAGAGgagtctgcagcagctgaggatcATCTCCTGTGGCAACGTCACTGACAAAGGCATCCTGGCACTCCACAAGCTGGC GAACCTGGAATATTTGTATCTGAGTGACCTTCCTGGGatcagagagaaagaaagaacctTCCGTGTCCTTCAGCAGGCACTGCccaagctggagctggagctggatttGGAATAA
- the CDKL1 gene encoding cyclin-dependent kinase-like 1 isoform X1: MERYEKLGKVGEGSYGVVFKCRNKDTGQIVAIKKFLESEEDPVIRKIALREIRMLKHLKHPNLVKLLEVFRRKRRLHLVLEYCEHTVLQELDRHPRGVPEYLVKSITWQTLQAVNFCHKHNCIHRDVKPENILITKHSVIKLCDFGFARILTGPSDYYTDYVATRWYRSPELLVGDTQYGPPVDVWAIGCVFAELLSGMPLWPGKSDVDQLYLIRRTLGDLIPRHQQVFSTNQFFSGVRIPDPEIMEPLEVKFPNISYSALALMKGCLRMDPAERQSCEQLLQHPYFGSFREAAELGREHQRGAGNPARLARKHLPGLQHLPQLTCSKVLPALDSKKNCCKTRKSKYHFPNI; the protein is encoded by the exons ATGGAGCGCTACGAGAAGCTGGGCAAGGTCGGGGAGGGCTCCTACGGCGTCGTCTTCAAGTGCCGCAACAAGGACACGGGGCAGATTGTGGCCATCAAGAAATTCCTGGAGTCCGAGGAGGACCCGGTGATCCGGAAGATCGCCCTGAGGGAGATCCGCATGCTCAAG CACCTCAAACACCCGAACCTGGTGAAGCTGCTGGAGGTGTTCCGGAGGAAGCGGCGGCTGCACCTGGTGCTGGAGTACTGCGAGCACacggtgctgcaggagctggacagGCACCCCCGCGG GGTGCCAGAGTACCTGGTGAAGAGCATAACCTGGCAGACCCTGCAGGCTGTGAACTTCTGCCATAAACACAAT tgCATCCACAGGGATGTGAAGCCAGAGAACATCCTGATAACGAAGCACTCTGTCATCAAACTCTGTGACTTTGGATTTGCTCGCATACTGA CAGGTCCCAGCGATTACTACACGGACTACGTGGCCACCAGGTGGTACCGCAGCCCGGAGCTGCTGGTGGGCGACACCCAGTACGGCCCCCCCGTGGACGTGTGGGCCATCGGCTGCGTGTTCGCCGAGCTGCTCTCGGGGATGCCCCTGTGGCCCGGCAAGTCGGACGTGGATCAGCTGTACCTGATCCGCAGAACGCTGG GGGATCTCATTCCCAGGCACCAGCAAGTGTTCAGCACCAACCAGTTCTTCAGTGGGGTAAGAATTCCAGACCCAGAGATCATG gaaccATTGGAAGTGAAATTCCCCAATATTTCATACTCTGCACTGGCTCTCATGAAG GGCTGCCTTCGGATGGACcctgcagagaggcagagctgtgagcagctgctgcagcacccctATTTTGGCAGCttcagggaggcagcagagctgggcagagaacACCAGAGGGGCGCTGGGAACCCGGCCAGGCTGGCTCGGAAGCACCTGCCAGGG TTACAGCACCTGCCTCAGCTGACCTGCAGCAAGGTTCTCCCAGCTTTGGACAGCAAGAAGAACTGCTGCAAGACAAGGAAATCAAAGTACCACTTCCCAAACATCTGA